One region of Triticum aestivum cultivar Chinese Spring chromosome 6B, IWGSC CS RefSeq v2.1, whole genome shotgun sequence genomic DNA includes:
- the LOC123137827 gene encoding AP-2 complex subunit mu codes for MPVAASAIYFLNLRGDVLINRLYRDDVGGNMVDAFRMHIMQTKELGTCPVRQIGGCSFLYMRISNVYIVIVVSSNANVSCAFKFVVEAVALFKSYFGGTFDEDAIRNNFVLIYELLDEIMDFGYPQNLSPEILKLYITQEGVRSPFSSKPSDKPVPNATLQVTGAVGWRREGLVYKKNEVFLDIVESVNLLMSSKGSVLRCDVTGKILMKCFLSGMPDLKLRLNDKIGLEKEAQLKSRPSKSGKTIELDDVTFHQCVNLTRFNSEKTVSFVPPDGEFELMKYRITEGVNLPFRVLPTIKELGRTRMEINVKVKSVFGAKMFALGVVVKVPVPKQTAKTSFQTTSGKAKYNASIDSLVWKIRKFPGQTEATMSAEVELISTMGEKKLANRPPIQMEFQVPMFTASGLRVRFLKVWEKSGYNTVEWVRYITRAGSYEIRC; via the exons ATGCCGGTGGCGGCGTCGGCCATCTACTTCCTCAACCTCCGCGGGGACGTCCTCATCAACCGCCTATACCGCGATGATGTCGG GGGAAATATGGTTGATGCATTCAGGATGCACATTATGCAAACAAAAGAGCTTGGTACATGCCCTGTTCGACAAATAGGAGGCTGTTCCTTCCTTTACATGAGGATCAGTAATGTTTACATTGTGATCGTGGTTAGCAGCAATGCTAATGTTTCTTGTGCTTTCAAGTTTGTTGTGGAG GCAGTGGCCCTTTTCAAGTCCTACTTTGGTGGAACTTTTGATGAAGATGCTATCAGGAATAACTTTGTGTTAATATATGAACTTCTTGATG AGATTATggacttcggttatcctcagaatcTCTCCCCTGAAATTTTGAAGTTATATATAACCCAGGAAGGCGTACGGTCGCCATTTTCCTCCAAG CCTTCGGATAAGCCTGTTCCAAATGCGACCCTGCAAGTTACCGGTGCTGTTGGTTGGAGAAGAGAGGGTCTGGTGTACAAGAAGAATGAG GTTTTCTTGGACATTGTTGAGAGTGTAAACCTTCTTATGTCTTCTAAAG GGAGTGTTCTACGATGTGACGTGACAGGGAAGATTCTTATGAAGTGCTTCCTTTCTGGAATGCCTGATCTGAAGTTGAGACTAAATGACAAAATTGGACTTGAAAAGGAAGCCCAACTGAAGTCCAGGCCTTCAAAGAG TGGGAAGACCATAGAACTCGATGATGTCACTTTCCACCAGTGCGTCAACCTAACAAGATTTAACTCAGAAAAAACAGTCAGCTTTGTGCCACCAGATGGTGAATTCGAATTGATGAA atatcgaatCACGGAGGGTGTAAATCTTCCATTCCGTGTTCTGCCCACAATTAAGGAGTTGGGCCGAACACGCATGGAGATTAATGTGAAA GTTAAGAGTGTTTTTGGTGCTAAGATGTTTGCACTTGGTGTTGTGGTTAAAGTTCCAGTTCCAAAGCAGACAGCGAAGACGAGTTTCCAAACAACATCTGGCAAAGCCAAATATAATGCTTCGATTGATTCCCTGGTGTGGAA GATCAGGAAATTTCCTGGACAGACCGAGGCAACGATGAGTGCAGAAGTTGAACTGATCTCTACAATGGGGGAAAAGAAGTTAGCGAACAGGCCACCGATTCAGATGGAATTCCAG GTTCCGATGTTCACTGCTTCTGGTTTACGTGTTCGGTTCCTCAAG GTGTGGGAGAAGAGTGGCTACAACACCGTTGAGTGGGTTCGCTACATCACAAGGGCAGGATCATATGAAATCAGGTGTTAG
- the LOC123137826 gene encoding acetylornithine deacetylase — translation MASPAPPLKDAVGVLDRDPFVALLSKLIGESQRLQNDPPALVPQEDLVAQHVVDALRPVSTDTGGGPLVVRKVSYTDGRSNVIVEYPGTVPGRVVSFVGMHMDVVPANPSEWDFDPFSLTFEGNDKEKLRGRGTTDCLGHVALVTQLMRRLGEVKPPLKHSVIAVFIANEENSSVTGIGVDGLVKDGLLDKLKTGPLFWIDTADKQPCIGTGGMIPWHLKATGKLFHSGLAHKAINSMELNMDALKEIQTRFYNDFPAHEKEKLYKFATPSTMKPTKWSYPGGGLNQIPGECTISGDIRLTPFYSTSFVVQKLKEYVDDINAGLETKLPTRGPVSKYVLPDENLRGRLEIAFDGDVMNGVACNLESRGFQALCKATEEIVGYVEPYSITGSLPLIRELQDEGFDVQTAGYGLLKTYHAKNEYCLFSDMAQGFQVFVSIISQLEADA, via the exons ATGGCATCTCCGGCGCCGCCGCTCAAGGACGCCGTCGGAGTCCTGGACCGCGACCCCTTCGTCGCCCTCCTCTCCAAGCTCATCGGCGAGTCCCAGCGCCTGCAGAACGACCCGCCGGCCCTCGTCCCGCAGGAGGACCTCGTGGCGCAGCACGTCGTCGACGCGCTTCGCCCGGTGTCGACGGACACCGGTGGCGGCCCGCTCGTCGTGCGGAAGGTGAGCTACACAGACGGCCGGAGCAACGTCATCGTCGAGTACCCCGGCACCGTCCCCGGCCGCGTCGTCTCCTTCGTCGGCATGCACATGGACGTCGTTCCGGCCAACCCTAGCGAATGG GACTTTGATCCCTTCTCACTAACCTTCGAAGGTAATGACAAGGAAAAGCTTAGGGGCCGTGGGACGACCGACTGCCTTGGTCATGTGGCGCTTGTGACTCAGCTCATGCGGCGGCTTGGTGAGGTGAAACCACCATTGAAGCATTCTGTCATTGCGGTGTTCATTGCCAATGAAGAGAATTCATCGGTCACTGGCATTGGTGTTGATGGACTTGTCAAGGATGGTTTGCTGGATAAGCTCAAGACTGGACCCTT GTTTTGGATAGATACTGCGGATAAGCAGCCATGCATTGGTACCGGTGGGATGATCCCTTGGCATCTGAAGGCAACAGGGAAGCTGTTTCACAGTGGCCTCGCACATAAG GCCATAAATTCGATGGAGTTAAATATGGATGCACTTAAAGAAATTCAAACTCGGTTTTACAATGACTTCCCTGCACATGAAAAAGAGAAGCTCTACAAATTTGCTACTCCATCTACAATGAAGCCAACCAAGTGGAGTT ATCCTGGTGGGGGTCTGAACCAAATTCCTGGAGAGTGTACAATTTCAGGGGATATAAG GTTGACTCCTTTCTATAG CACGAGTTTTGTAGTCCAGAAGTTAAAAGAGTATGTAGATGATATAAATGCTGGACTTGAAACAAAGCTTCCTACTCGTGGTCCAGTTTCGAAATATGTTCTTCCCGATGAAAATCTGCGAGGAAG GCTTGAAATCGCTTTTGATGGAGATGTGATGAATGGGGTGGCCTGTAATCTTGAGTCTCGGGGCTTTCAAGCATTATGCAAAGCAACTGAAGAAATAGTCGGATACGTAGAGCCGTATTCCATCACCGGGAGTTTGCCTCTGATTCGTGAATTACAG GATGAAGGATTTGATGTTCAAACTGCTGGATATG GCTTACTGAAGACGTACCACGCGAAGAACGAGTATTGTCTGTTTTCAGATATGGCCCAAGGCTTTCAAGTGTTTGTAAGCATCATTTCGCAGCTGGAAGCAGATGCTTAA
- the LOC123139346 gene encoding uncharacterized protein yields MAGTYRAREKAARGAVDLARRLPHAYKLPRSSRAQHTATRPPLATSPLRSFSRHHRATMPPRRRGASGYRGVRERPNGWYSAEIRSDDVRLGLGTFRSAHEAARVYDAAAWCLDRPQSQMNFRDVFTREQAQCVAPPPRLITDMDRADHARRQRRLLVAEEDERAMAEWRRRHPEDVADEHAYWAERTARRRVERADRRQRKALAYEQCDIVSAGGRSFFTADDDRWDDIWISTSDDTDEDDGDGSDLE; encoded by the coding sequence ATGGCGGGAACTTACCGCGCGCGGGAGAAAGCGGCACGCGGCGCGGTAGATTTGGCGCGCCGCTTACCGCACGCCTATAAATTGCCGCGCTCGTCACGCGCACAGCACACAGCCACGCGCCCTCCCCTCGCAACCTCGCCGCTTCGCAGCTTTTcgcgccaccaccgcgccaccatgccgccgcgccgccggggtGCTTCGGGCTATCgcggcgtccgcgagcgccccaacggctggtactcCGCCGAGATACGGTCCGACGACGTTCGGCTCGGCCTCGGGACATTCCGGAGCGCGCATGAGGCGGCTCGcgtgtacgacgcggcggcgtggtgtTTGGACAGGCCCCAGTCGCAGATGAACTTTCGGGACGTCTTCACGCGCGAGCAGGCGCAGTGCgtcgcccctccgccgcgtctcatcaccgacatggaccgtgccgaccatgctcggcggcagcgccgcctcctcgtcgccgaggaggacgagcgagccatggcggagtggcgccgtcgccacccggaggacgtcgccgacgagcatgcctactgggcggagaggacggcaaggcgccgcgTGGAGCGGGCTGACCGGCGTCAGCGGAAGGCATTGGCGTACGAGCAGTGCGACATAGTTTCAGCAGGTGGGAGGTCGTTCTTCACCGCGGACGACGATCGTTGGGACGACATATGGATCTCAACCTCGGACGACACCGACGAGGATGATGGTGATGGTAGCGACTTGGAGTAG
- the LOC123134368 gene encoding uncharacterized protein, producing the protein MASPHHIAMELVGPKPGGSSSAVAVHHMFVVFVDGVETDIHEGTLHGSPGKVTVTSPGNLSADGLRSVVVRGGGGGAVVFTLCGDAAAEGVGSASFVQCGATRVDGAREVSVSRCRSLDAEQAGKVTVERCREARLRGGGLLRATRCRRADVESFGEVRLARCKGVRADWCGSLEVQMCRAVDASRCGAVSGDRCRRVNVAGCGSVAVTHAVVKTVEEEQLQSQQTASPQSSGSE; encoded by the coding sequence ATGGCAAGCCCACACCACATCGCGATGGAGCTCGTCGGTCCCAAGCCCGGCGGATCCTCCTCCGCGGTCGCCGTCCACCACATGTTCGTCGTCTTCGTCGACGGCGTCGAGACGGACATCCACGAGGGCACGCTCCACGGCAGTCCCGGCAAGGTCACCGTCACCAGCCCCGGGAACCTCTCCGCCGACGGCCTCCGGAGCGTCGTCGTGCGCGGCGGGGGAGGGGGCGCCGTCGTGTTCACCCTGTGCGGCGACGCGGCCGCCGAGGGCGTGGGGTCCGCGTCCTTCGTCCAGTGCGGCGCGACGCGCGTCGACGGCGCGCGGGAGGTGTCGGTCTCGCGGTGCCGGTCCCTGGACGCGGAGCAGGCCGGCAAGGTGACGGTCGAGAGGTGCCGGGAGGCGCGGCTCCGAGGCGGCGGCCTCCTCCGCGCGACCCGCTGCAGGCGGGCGGACGTCGAGAGCTTCGGCGAGGTCCGCCTGGCGCGCTGCAAGGGGGTGCGCGCCGACTGGTGCGGCAGCTTGGAGGTCCAGATGTGCAGGGCCGTCGACGCCAGCCGGTGCGGCGCCGTGAGCGGCGACCGGTGCCGCCGCGTGAACGTCGCCGGCTGCGGCAGCGTCGCCGTGACCCACGCCGTGGTTAAGACGGTGGAGGAAGAGCAGCTGCAGTCGCAGCAAACCGCGTCTCCGCAGTCCAGTGGAAGTGAGTAA